The Lewinellaceae bacterium nucleotide sequence ATGTTGGTGATATTTTGATCCTCAGAGAATGGTGTCCTAAAACCAAAAAATATTCCGGATCAATTTGCGAACGACAGGTCATTCACATTTTGGAAGGTGGCCAGTTCGGGATAGAAAAGGAATATGTGGTTATGAGTCTGATTGTATTTTAACTGCTTAAGCAATTTGAACACTTTAAACAATAAATCCTATGAGTAATAAGCCAGATCGCCCCAAACCTTTCAAACTCGGAATCCGATGGATCAACAACCCGACAAAGATCTTCTATTTCAATTTTGAGAACATGGGCCGCCTTAAGAAAGTCCTGCACGGAAACAAATGGACAGGAAAATACGAATGGGCCGGAATATACCAAAACACGATTTTACTGGAAGAATTTAAAATGGATACCGGATGGCAAAGCGCACAAACAACATAAGGACCCTTAAGGGTGGAAAGGTGGTCATCAAACTAACGAAGCCCGTAAGAACCATTCTGCAAAGCGCGATTTGGTGGAGGTTGACTCACCTGGGGGATACAGATGAACTCAGAAGCACGATCCTTAAGGAAATTCAAAAGCAACTGCAGACTGACACCGAAAGATTAAAACTGCTGAATTATGAATATTTATGCCTGTTTGAGGACGAATTGGTTAATGAAATTCCCGATACTTTACAGGCTTTGATTTTCGCTACCATCAACCCCGACCTAAGACCTATTGAACTGAAATAAAAAACCCCGTCCGGCCATTTTGCGACACCCGAACGGAGTTATTTCTTAATAGAAACGATTCAAAATTATGAAAATCAGATTAAACTTACCACAATTGGGAGAAGTATTTTCACACGACGCACCGCTTTACAAAATTATCAAGATTGCGCTCCCTGCCTTTATCCTGATTTCATCCTTAACGGTTTTCGCTGGAGTGCGTACCCACATAGGGGAATATCTGGCCCAATATGCCTGGTGGATCACTATACCTGGGTACTCTTTCGCTTATGTGTTATTTTCCCTTTCCCCGGATGTTTTGAACGCTGTCCTGGTAGCCTACTTTGTGCGGTCCATCCTTAAGAAAAGATTTGAAGGCACCGACATTGTTTTGAACCTCTTTGCCCTGGGACTGATCATTTTCCTGACAAAGTATTCCTACAACATGAGCCAGTTTTCTGCCGGTTCCATGAGTAACGAAATGGGCAAAGAAATAGAGGTGATTGACTTAAGCAATATCAATGCAGATTACAGCACGGAAAAGAAAGAAATTCAGGCTCTTTTCAACACTGATAAGCAAGATGCACAGAACCATTACAACGAACAGGTAACACTACTGAACCAGCGTTATGAAAACCAGTTCATTCCCTTAAGGGAAAAGATCAAATCTTATGAGAAAAACAGAAGACCCGACAACACGAGCTGGACGGATAAGAAGATCAAAGAGCAACAAAACAAGATAACAGCCCTGGAAAAGGACAAACTCACGGAAGCAGACAATTTCCTTAAGGAAAAAGACCAAAAAATCGAAGATTTGAAGCAATCCCGGGACAATGATCTAAAGTCGTTGGGACAGGACAAAAAAACCGACCGGAATAACGCCCAATCCCTTAAGGAAAAAACGAACCAGGAAAAGGCCCAGGCGAATGATTTTTTGAAGAAGGAATTTGAAAAGATTGCAGGCGTGGCCATTTTCATTGTTTTGATCCTCGCATCCCTTAAGGAAATTATTCATTTCCGCAATGAAATAGATCCCCAGCCGATTATCAGCGAACTGGACTTCCAGTTTGACTGGTTAACGGAAATACTATCCTACCCTTTTGTTTATATCCAACGTCATTCCGTTAACAGGGTCCGGCAGTGGTACAAGAATCTTCCGGCCCTGGAAGAACCGCCAGAGGAAGCGGAGGAAATAATCGACTACAAAGCTTCGCAAAAGATCATTCCCCTCACACACGAAACACACGAAGAGCCGGAAGAGGATTCTACGTTTTTCAGACGCGGAATTCGTGCTTCCACAACCGCGAAAACTGGTGAGCCCTTTATAGCACACGAAAGTACCGCGAAAACACACGAAAAAACTGGTGGATATGCACACACGAAACCACCAAAATCCACACACGAAACCACGGAAATGCGAGCCGCGAAACAGCGCCTGAAAATGTACAAAAAGAAGCTCGGCACACAAAAGCAAAAAGCACGAATCCAGGAACGGGAAAAGGGAGAAATTACCCTTCGCACTCAGCAGGCCATTGATAATAATTTGGCCTGGATAGAGCATTGGGAGGATGTTTTGAATGGGGGATCAGGGACGAGGAAATAAAATGATAAATTAAATAAAATAATGTGGATTATACCGAAAAACATAACGAGCAGCGAATCCTTTCATTGTGTACAGGTTCAAGAGGAATTGAAAAAGGAATTGAAAAAGTTATTCCCGGACTTAGAACAGTCACTTATGTGGAGATCGAAGCTTTCATCATTTTCAACCTGGTGGCTGAGATGGAAGCGGGTTTGGTGGATTCGGCACCTATTTGGTCGAATCTTAAGACCTTCGATCCAAAACCATATTATGGGAAAATACACGGAATCACTGCCGGGTATCCTTGCCAACCATTCAGCCAAGCAGGAAAACGCCTTGGAAAAGACGATCCAAGACACCTTTGGCCGAATATACGAGAGGTTATACGAACAGTTAGACCTCTTTGGGCCTTCTTTGAAAACGTCGAAGGACATCTTAGCATGGGATTCAAGGAGGTACATCAAAGCTTACGAGATCTGGGTTATACGGTTGAGGCTGGCGCACCACATCAGCGGAAGCGATTATTCATCCTTGCATGTTCCGACGTTAACGAGCTCAGGAGATGTATGGCCGACACCTGCTACGAATATGGGAGCATATCAAAAAAGCCCTGGAACAGGAATAATAAGACTACAGCTTCCAAATGCCGTAAAAATGTGGAGTACTCCAATAGTTCCGAAAAGCAGGGAATCGGAATCCGAAATGAAAAGGAACTCGCCTACAATAGAAGCGCAGGTATTAATGTGGCCGACACCATGCGCATCGGAGGCAGAGAAGGCATGGAGCGGAGGGAATCAAGACAGTTTAACAAAAATGGCAGCGAATGGCCGGCTAAACCCGGCCAGCGACAATTTGAATGGGAAGAAAAAAGAACAGTTAAATCCGGCTTGGGTTGCACAGTTAATGGGTACAACTTTAGAACGGACCTTTTACGCATGTATGGTAACGGAGTAGTGGAGCAGGTGGCAGAGAAGGCTTTTTATCAATTGCTGGTTAAGCAGATTGAAAATTTTGATAAACTTAAAACATAAATCTTATGAAAAATCAGGGAATACTCTATCGCGATTTAGAAGAAAAAAAATTGCAATACAGAAAACAATTAATCATTGAAAATTTATTGATTGCAGCAGGAATTTATGGCGTTGGAATCATAGGAATTATATGTTCATCGCGAATCATAGAATTATTTCAAAAGTATTCATCGAAATGGCCAGAATTTCCGCTCAGTTTCAACCTTGAAGAAATTCAATGGAATTACTCAACCCTCATTTTTTTGATTATTCCTTATTCATTTTTCTGGCTTTCATTAATGTGGTTAAGGAAATGAGCGGGAATAAAAAAAATTTTCTCAGGAAAGTTCCGTTACATTTTCCGCAAAAAAAAACAATAACCAACGCTTATTTTTTTTAACATAAATATTTAACAAATGAATGAAATTAATGATTTAAATGTTGATTTAGTAAAATTAAAAGAGGTTGACAAGCTATTATTATCATTAAAAAATGCTGCGGACCTTGTTGATTTGAGTCCAAGGACTTTATCTAGATTTAACATCACAGGCAATTTGAGACTTTATAAATTAGGAGGAAAAGTGTATGTAAAACTTAATGAGTTTAAGGAAGATATATACAATATGCTAGAGCCTGTATAACATCATTCGAAAAAAAGTTCCGTTACATTTTAGGGCAATATATACCATATTTGCCCTTTTTTATTTAAGGCCTAAAGCCCATAAAGGCTATTTTCCTTCCTTAAATTTGTTAATTATTTGTAAGAAATTGCAAAATAAAGCAATTAAGTGGTAAATTTAGAAACAAATTATGATACATTCGCGTTACAAAAGCACACAACAACAACAGCAATCGACAACCTTTTAATATCATGAAAAGCCTAATCACTTCTACTTTTTCAATTTTTAAATTGATTAAACAAATCCTGTTTTTTGATACCAATACTTCTAAAAAAAATCTTAAAGGATTTCAAAATAGAAGCACAAAAAGTAATATTATGTCTGACTGGGAAGCAGTAGGGGGTGATTTATTTAGCGGTCTTCAAAAAATAATAAATGGCTAAAAGTAATCATCCCTCCCGAAGACGTAATACTAACCTTAAGGCTGCTAAGAATAAGAATGGTGCAATGATCGAAATCACTCAAGATTCCTTTGAGGGTATAATGCCGCATCCTGATATTTTGAATGAGTATAAGGCTATCCATCCGGATTTACCAGAGAGGTTATTAGCTATGGCTGAAAAGGAGGGTGATCATAGAAGGCTTTGTGATCGCAAACTAATACGAAATGCTTTTTGGACAGATTTACTAAATAACCTCTTCGCATTGTTGAGTGTAGGAGTAGTTGTTTTTCTATGTTATTTACTCATCAAAAATGATAATGCAGAGGAAGCTGCATCTGTTGCTAAAGTTGTTATTGTTTCCCTGGCCAGTGTTTTTGTTTTTAGGCGGATTATTACTAAGCCTAAAGAAAAATCTTAGTTTTCTTTTAAGCCATCAAAAATCTAATAAATTCATATTCTAAATAAAAAAGTTCCGTTACATTTTAGGGCATTACCTTACGTATATGCCCTTTTTTATTTAAGGCCTCACCTTCACAAATAACCCATAATGACTATTATCACCCTTCGCCAAAGCCTTCCGAAAAGCAGCATTCACCTTTTTCTGCGCTGCAATAATTCTTTCCGCTGAATCCGTCTGAATCCTGCTCTTCGGAAATATGGCATCCGTGGCACCAATGAAAGCCGTCCGGTAAAACGCCCAGATCCTGGGAGGCACATCAGTCGGCGCATGAAATACAAAAAACAGATCCAGCATTTTGTGGCGGAAGTCGATCAGGAGCCTCTTAAGGTAAATATCACTGTCCACGTTGCTGGTCAGATAACCCCGGCAGTCATCAAAAACAATAATCCCGTCCCTGAAATATTTGTGAATGTATTTCATGGTATCCTTCTCCTGGCGCATATAGTACACCTGTTTGATGCCCTTTTTGAATTTCCAGCTTTCTTTTTTGGTAATATCAATTTCCTCATACTGCCGCCAGATGGCGGGAGCGCCATTTAGGGTAATTACAATGACCCTTTCCTTCATCGCTTTGATGATGGTATGCGCCAAATAACTTTTGCCGGTCCCGTTGCGCCCCATGACCATGGTCACCTGTGCGTCTCTGTGCATTGATTATGATTTTATCGGTTGTACAGTCTGTTTTTTGGCTTCCACTTCCTTGCGGTCCTTCATGGCCTTATTCATCATCGGGGCATAACCAATCACCATGGCAGAAATAAACATCCATTCCAAGCTGAGGCGCATTTGATACTTTTTGACCAGGGCAGCCCCAAGCTCCACCTCATAATCATTCCCCTGGATCTTCTCTTTCCGGCGCCGGTATCGGTCGCTATCCATGCCGGAGATCATTCCAAAAGAAAAAGCAAATACTTTATCTATCTGGATCAACAGAAACTCCGCCGTGAATTTGTGTTCTTCGGTATAATCCAAATGGTCCGCCATTTGCTCGTCGGATTCTCCCGGGAGATCATCGTCCGGGTTATCTGGATCCATTTCGTCCTGATCATCCGATTCAAAGGCCGGAGGCGGGTCGATCTTCTCCCTGGGAGCTTTCATTTCTTTTATAAATGAATCTACGTCACCCGTTGCCTGTTTGGCCGTAAAAAAATCATCGGCATTGGTGGCGGTTTGTTCCTCGATAACTTCCGCTGGTTTGATTTCCTCAACCGGTTGGGTCGGGTTTTCTTTTTCTGCTTGTTTGGCCATTTTATTTTGCGTTTAAAAGTTCACTTAGGGGAAAAGAAGAAAAGGGGGCACTCATGGTCATGGTCCCGTTTTCGTCCCGTTTAAGGGCATGCACGGATAAATTCAACTGTCCGTTAATAGCCACCACGCTATAAGCGATTTTATCCCAACCTTCCGGTAGTTTGCCGCCTTCGCTTTCCGGCCTTTCCATACCTTCCAATTTTTCGACAAATTGTTTTTCCAGTCCGGGAAGCATATTGGCGGCCATGCCCACCATTGCCGATTGAGGATTAAAATGTTCTTTAAAGCCCTTGAGCTTGTCCAATAGATTTTTGTCCGCCATTGATCTTGTATTTAGTTACGAAAATATTTTTTTGCCC carries:
- a CDS encoding DUF3850 domain-containing protein, translating into MNSRDRFLFDNRQTAGKYHILKTWPKEFRSLAKGEKTFEVRKNDRGFNVGDILILREWCPKTKKYSGSICERQVIHILEGGQFGIEKEYVVMSLIVF
- a CDS encoding DNA cytosine methyltransferase; translation: MDYTEKHNEQRILSLCTGSRGIEKGIEKVIPGLRTVTYVEIEAFIIFNLVAEMEAGLVDSAPIWSNLKTFDPKPYYGKIHGITAGYPCQPFSQAGKRLGKDDPRHLWPNIREVIRTVRPLWAFFENVEGHLSMGFKEVHQSLRDLGYTVEAGAPHQRKRLFILACSDVNELRRCMADTCYEYGSISKKPWNRNNKTTASKCRKNVEYSNSSEKQGIGIRNEKELAYNRSAGINVADTMRIGGREGMERRESRQFNKNGSEWPAKPGQRQFEWEEKRTVKSGLGCTVNGYNFRTDLLRMYGNGVVEQVAEKAFYQLLVKQIENFDKLKT
- a CDS encoding DUF2335 domain-containing protein, with the protein product MAKSNHPSRRRNTNLKAAKNKNGAMIEITQDSFEGIMPHPDILNEYKAIHPDLPERLLAMAEKEGDHRRLCDRKLIRNAFWTDLLNNLFALLSVGVVVFLCYLLIKNDNAEEAASVAKVVIVSLASVFVFRRIITKPKEKS
- a CDS encoding ATP-binding protein, translated to MHRDAQVTMVMGRNGTGKSYLAHTIIKAMKERVIVITLNGAPAIWRQYEEIDITKKESWKFKKGIKQVYYMRQEKDTMKYIHKYFRDGIIVFDDCRGYLTSNVDSDIYLKRLLIDFRHKMLDLFFVFHAPTDVPPRIWAFYRTAFIGATDAIFPKSRIQTDSAERIIAAQKKVNAAFRKALAKGDNSHYGLFVKVRP